A single genomic interval of Zobellia nedashkovskayae harbors:
- a CDS encoding GAF domain-containing protein yields the protein MEKNYEADLPITQLISFNKLMEQYDVMAKSDNFTEAEKAQRILKAAEPYPELRDGFNDVSLLKKHKNIIHFILQDIFPQVVTNNEIKTASLPYNDVIFNSSKRFKRILKDAGGENFIPQMRNLPEHQMYIVACTVILNFHYGFNFDFKRPFFYDLPDKNGVMRHYRILYNADFMEILPTDTAKELTQKDVDELLDNFDNIELWKEKIPPHSFVSKGFVISNMFDVTAEHSISEIKSSLIANDKRSSDNFMSDLQETFRSFFNSPDIKVGFVEYNPKENRFEKVFANGMESFLLGDKDALHCTTALCKSSYSRLLDQNNYFAISDVDRHYDISGGMALYDGLREKGIKSAILAPIADNGGLLGVLELVAYEPNVLNSVNANKLEDVMPFIVSAVLRTKAEESNLIDAVIQNECTSVHDSVYWRFEQEAKRFVKDNSEGRSATFKEIVFKNVYPLYGQIDIKDSSQARNTAIQRDLMIQLSTINKVLETAWQHSKLPIYEELMFRVNNHMDSIKESLHTNSEQAIFNFVMDEINPVFSHLKKSDNELNNLILSYESSVDMGTDSYYDHRRNYDESVTRINMRLASLIDKKQKNAQGMFPHYFERYKTDGVEHNMYIGNEIVGDQEFDMLYLNNLRLWQLQVMCEMENAHYALKPKLAVPLDVASLVLVYSTSLSIRFRMDEKRFDVDGTYNARYEIIKKRIDKSYIKGTDERLTQAGKMVIVYSQKKDELEYLRYITFLRSKGYFTGKVEIVELEGLQGVSGLKAIRADILYKTKDNNQEKTYTYEDLMNELKA from the coding sequence ATGGAGAAAAACTACGAAGCAGATTTACCAATTACCCAGCTAATAAGCTTTAATAAGCTTATGGAGCAGTATGATGTCATGGCTAAAAGTGACAATTTCACTGAGGCGGAGAAGGCGCAGCGTATTTTAAAGGCAGCAGAACCGTATCCTGAACTTCGTGATGGTTTTAATGATGTTTCTTTACTTAAAAAGCATAAGAACATTATTCATTTCATTTTACAAGATATCTTCCCACAGGTTGTAACCAATAATGAGATAAAGACCGCTTCTTTACCTTATAATGATGTAATCTTTAATTCCTCTAAGCGGTTTAAAAGAATATTGAAAGATGCAGGTGGTGAGAATTTTATTCCACAAATGCGGAATCTACCTGAGCACCAAATGTACATTGTGGCGTGTACGGTAATTCTTAATTTTCACTATGGTTTCAATTTTGATTTTAAGAGACCATTTTTTTATGATCTTCCCGATAAGAATGGCGTAATGCGTCATTATAGAATCTTGTACAATGCAGATTTCATGGAAATTTTGCCTACAGATACGGCAAAGGAGCTTACCCAGAAAGATGTTGATGAATTGCTAGATAATTTTGATAATATAGAGCTTTGGAAGGAAAAAATTCCGCCACATAGTTTTGTGTCAAAAGGTTTTGTCATTTCCAATATGTTTGATGTAACTGCAGAACATTCTATCTCAGAAATAAAATCTAGCCTGATTGCTAATGACAAGCGCAGCAGTGATAATTTCATGAGCGATTTGCAGGAAACTTTTAGATCTTTCTTCAATTCACCAGATATTAAGGTGGGCTTTGTGGAGTATAATCCTAAAGAGAATCGTTTTGAAAAAGTTTTTGCAAATGGTATGGAGAGTTTTCTTTTGGGAGATAAAGACGCTCTACATTGTACAACAGCCTTATGTAAAAGTTCATACAGCAGATTATTAGATCAGAATAATTATTTTGCTATTTCAGATGTAGATCGTCATTACGATATTTCTGGAGGAATGGCTCTCTATGATGGTCTTAGGGAAAAAGGTATAAAAAGTGCTATTCTGGCGCCTATTGCAGATAATGGTGGTCTTTTAGGTGTATTGGAGCTTGTAGCATATGAGCCCAATGTATTGAATAGTGTGAATGCCAATAAATTAGAAGACGTAATGCCTTTTATTGTATCGGCAGTATTACGAACTAAAGCAGAGGAAAGTAACCTGATTGATGCAGTTATTCAAAATGAATGTACATCGGTTCACGATTCCGTATACTGGCGTTTTGAGCAAGAAGCCAAACGTTTTGTTAAGGATAATTCAGAAGGTAGGAGTGCTACTTTTAAGGAAATTGTCTTTAAAAATGTGTACCCGTTATATGGTCAAATAGATATTAAAGATTCATCTCAGGCACGTAACACTGCAATTCAGCGCGACTTGATGATTCAACTTTCTACTATAAATAAAGTGCTTGAAACTGCATGGCAGCATAGTAAGTTACCTATTTATGAAGAGTTGATGTTCAGGGTGAATAATCATATGGACAGCATTAAAGAAAGCCTGCACACTAACAGCGAGCAAGCTATTTTTAATTTTGTAATGGATGAAATAAATCCTGTGTTCTCTCATTTGAAAAAATCTGATAATGAGTTGAATAATTTGATTCTTTCTTATGAGTCTTCCGTAGATATGGGAACAGATTCCTATTATGATCACAGACGTAATTATGACGAAAGTGTTACGCGAATCAATATGAGATTGGCTTCGTTGATCGATAAGAAGCAAAAGAATGCGCAAGGTATGTTTCCGCATTACTTTGAGCGGTATAAGACGGATGGTGTTGAGCACAACATGTACATTGGTAATGAGATTGTAGGTGATCAAGAATTTGATATGCTCTATCTCAATAACCTTCGCTTGTGGCAGTTACAGGTTATGTGCGAGATGGAAAATGCACATTATGCTTTAAAGCCTAAATTAGCTGTGCCTTTAGACGTGGCTTCATTAGTTTTGGTTTATAGTACGTCACTTTCAATCCGTTTTAGAATGGATGAAAAGCGTTTTGATGTAGACGGCACGTACAATGCGCGATATGAAATTATCAAGAAACGTATAGATAAATCTTATATAAAAGGAACCGATGAGCGTTTAACGCAGGCTGGTAAAATGGTCATTGTCTATTCTCAGAAAAAAGATGAGCTAGAGTACCTCAGATACATTACTTTTCTTCGCTCTAAAGGCTACTTTACCGGTAAGGTAGAGATTGTTGAATTAGAGGGACTACAAGGCGTAAGCGGACTAAAAGCTATACGGGCAGACATTCTTTACAAAACTAAAGATAACAACCAGGAAAAGACGTACACGTACGAAGATCTTATGAATGAATTAAAGGCTTAG
- a CDS encoding Pycsar system effector family protein gives MPDLLSKTEEFAINLLVKELDTNYLYHNLRHTQRVVKSTKELLDYYNLNAIDSDAITLAAWLHDTGYTKGSENHEESSCVIAKEFLTKQNCEPLTIETVCSLIMATKRGYEPQNLMEEIMRDADSSHLARSSYPETCEMLREELQLLGIAEISTKEWRRTNIKMFQTEHRFYTDYALKNWQEGKDNNLKKLVKRDKKQKKTRKKEELKIQLKNQSPERGIQTMFRVTMRNHLKLSDIADTKANILLSVNAIIISLMLSNLIPKLDNPSNDYLVIPAGIFVLFSVASMIMSVLATRPNVTSGEFSKDDVIKKKVNLLFFGNFHKMKLEDYEWAIQELIKDQKYVYDSLTKDLYFLGLVLDRKYKLLRWTYTVFMIGMTLSVIAFFVALKFYGPERIIELPT, from the coding sequence ATGCCGGATTTACTATCGAAAACCGAAGAATTTGCAATTAACCTGCTAGTCAAAGAATTAGATACCAACTATTTGTATCATAATCTTAGGCATACCCAGCGAGTTGTCAAAAGTACTAAAGAATTGCTTGATTATTATAACTTAAACGCCATTGATAGTGACGCAATAACACTTGCTGCGTGGCTTCATGACACGGGTTATACAAAAGGCTCAGAAAATCACGAGGAAAGCAGCTGTGTTATAGCAAAGGAATTTCTTACCAAGCAAAATTGCGAACCACTAACTATTGAAACGGTCTGCAGTCTGATTATGGCTACCAAACGAGGCTATGAACCTCAAAACTTGATGGAAGAAATCATGAGAGATGCTGATTCCTCTCACTTGGCACGATCTAGTTATCCCGAGACCTGTGAAATGTTGCGAGAAGAATTGCAGCTATTAGGCATTGCCGAAATTTCAACTAAGGAATGGCGCCGGACCAACATTAAAATGTTCCAAACAGAACATCGTTTTTATACGGACTATGCCTTAAAAAACTGGCAAGAAGGAAAAGACAATAACCTTAAAAAATTAGTAAAGCGGGACAAGAAACAAAAGAAGACTCGTAAAAAAGAAGAATTAAAAATTCAGCTTAAAAACCAAAGCCCAGAGAGAGGTATACAGACCATGTTCCGCGTTACCATGCGAAATCACTTAAAACTGAGTGACATTGCAGATACCAAGGCAAACATTCTTTTGTCTGTAAATGCGATTATCATTTCTTTAATGCTTTCCAATCTTATTCCTAAGTTAGATAATCCATCAAACGATTATTTGGTGATTCCTGCAGGTATTTTTGTTCTCTTTAGTGTAGCCTCTATGATCATGTCCGTATTGGCAACAAGACCTAATGTTACTAGTGGTGAGTTTTCCAAAGATGATGTCATTAAAAAGAAAGTGAACCTATTGTTTTTTGGCAACTTTCATAAAATGAAACTTGAGGATTACGAATGGGCCATTCAAGAATTGATTAAAGACCAAAAATACGTGTACGATTCCTTAACGAAAGACCTCTACTTTTTAGGTCTAGTATTAGATAGAAAGTACAAACTATTACGTTGGACGTATACCGTCTTTATGATTGGAATGACGTTATCTGTAATTGCATTTTTTGTAGCCCTAAAATTCTACGGCCCAGAAAGAATCATTGAATTACCTACCTAA
- a CDS encoding metallophosphoesterase, producing MVPNYKILRVNSVLFRKHFALVALLALFSGCATFKTKYANEEGKIDVPTTKEVSHTFYLIGDAGLSPMDGMNDALKIFKDKLDKADKNSTALFLGDNIYPAGLPDPIDSTAAYILAKNDLDAQLKTLADFKGKPIFIPGNHDWYTEGLVGLEREQDYIQEKLDSKDVFFPEDGCPIETIEVNDDVTIIAIDTEWYLTNWNKRPDMNDKCDIKTRDKFWLELEDKIKDNRQKTTVIAMHHPMFSYGTHGGQYTFKSHFYPKGKIGPLPILGSFINVLRRTTGASIEDMTNKRYTELKKRLLTLAQYSEKVVLASGHEHTLQYIVEENTPQIVSGSGAKTGATNLLNGSKFSTGERGYATLEVYTDGSSQVRFFGVDANKNEEFLYTSQVLPPNRTFSEDKYPDTFPATVKASIYSEDDVDKSGFFKFLWGERYRKYYATKVEAPTVNLDTLMGGLVPVHKGGGHQSKSLRLRDKDGKEFVMRALHKDAELYLQAMAFQDQFVMGDFENTYTENLLLDFYTGSNPYGPFTTGVLSDAVGLYHTNPVLYYVPKQPALKEYNQSFGDELYMIEEHAGDGHGDLESFGYSNELKSTDSMLEDLRDDEKYSVDSEMYLRARLFDMVMGDWDRHVDQWRWAEFEDKENDKILYQPVPRDRDMVYSKHGDGFFMNLATRIIPGLRLMEGFNEDIRNVKGFNSSPKTYVLDMALLTQTTPQEWQEQAKFIRENLTSEVIDKAFMHFPEEVRDETVDEIKSILLARAANIEETARIYYGVLNKYAVVVGTDKDDWFEVNILNDRETEVKVYRNIKGEREKLFFKKVFNKSSTKEVWVYGLDDDDIFEVNGDERSAIKMRLVGGQNNDIYRVNEGGNIAIYDYKTKKNTIEELSGAKLKLTDDYNTNNYLPLQIRNSVNQIIPTIGYNPDDGVKIGFSDIYTFNGFRQNPFTQQHKLDASYYFATSGFELGYSGEFAHIFENWNLHFGARFTSPNFAINFFDFGNSTDNFDDDLGLDYNRVRLQTLKFAPALVWRGDLGAKFKAGVSYESIEVEESDDRFINTYYQANGEETVNRFVGVDAEYSYANSDNAAFPTMGMSTSLLTGYKRSTENGNAFGYIIPSLSFDYKLIPSGRLVLATKWKAHFNIGDDYEFYQGASIGGLDGLRGFRNQRFTGKKSYYQNTDIRYSLRKIKTQLLPLAMGLYGGFDYGRVWLPKENSKDWHTSYGGGFFLNGADIVTARLALFNSDDGLRFSFGLGFGF from the coding sequence ATGGTTCCAAATTACAAAATATTGAGAGTGAATAGTGTTCTATTTCGTAAACATTTTGCACTAGTAGCATTGTTGGCTCTGTTTTCAGGTTGTGCTACCTTTAAAACAAAGTATGCAAACGAAGAAGGTAAAATAGATGTTCCTACTACAAAAGAAGTTTCACACACGTTTTATCTTATAGGAGATGCGGGTTTATCTCCTATGGATGGAATGAACGACGCGCTTAAAATTTTTAAAGATAAATTAGACAAAGCGGATAAGAACAGTACTGCACTATTTTTAGGGGATAATATTTATCCTGCAGGTCTTCCTGATCCTATAGATTCTACTGCTGCCTATATTTTGGCAAAAAATGATTTGGATGCCCAATTAAAGACTTTGGCAGATTTTAAAGGGAAGCCCATTTTTATACCAGGCAATCATGATTGGTATACGGAAGGATTGGTAGGTCTAGAGCGAGAACAAGATTACATTCAGGAAAAGTTAGATAGTAAAGATGTTTTTTTTCCCGAAGATGGTTGTCCTATAGAAACAATAGAGGTAAATGATGATGTAACTATTATAGCAATAGATACGGAGTGGTACTTGACCAATTGGAACAAGCGCCCAGATATGAATGACAAGTGTGATATTAAGACCAGAGATAAATTCTGGTTGGAGCTTGAGGATAAAATTAAAGATAATAGACAAAAAACTACGGTCATAGCTATGCACCACCCAATGTTCAGTTATGGAACGCATGGTGGGCAATATACGTTTAAGTCGCATTTCTACCCCAAAGGGAAAATAGGGCCGTTGCCTATTCTTGGAAGCTTTATAAATGTTTTGAGGAGAACAACTGGTGCGTCTATAGAAGATATGACCAACAAGAGGTATACTGAGCTAAAAAAGCGTTTGTTGACTTTGGCTCAGTATTCAGAAAAAGTGGTATTGGCTTCAGGACATGAGCATACACTTCAATATATAGTAGAAGAAAATACACCACAAATCGTAAGTGGGTCCGGTGCTAAGACGGGAGCAACAAATTTATTGAACGGCAGTAAGTTTTCAACAGGAGAAAGAGGTTACGCCACTTTAGAGGTGTATACAGATGGTTCATCACAAGTGCGTTTCTTTGGAGTGGATGCTAATAAAAACGAAGAGTTTTTGTATACGTCTCAGGTTTTACCTCCAAACAGGACGTTCTCTGAGGATAAGTATCCTGATACATTTCCGGCTACGGTAAAAGCTTCGATTTATTCGGAAGATGATGTGGATAAAAGCGGATTTTTTAAATTTCTGTGGGGCGAGCGTTATCGTAAATATTATGCAACAAAAGTAGAAGCTCCAACGGTAAATTTAGATACCCTTATGGGAGGTTTGGTTCCGGTTCACAAAGGAGGTGGGCATCAGTCCAAATCATTACGATTAAGGGATAAGGATGGTAAAGAATTTGTCATGCGAGCCCTTCATAAAGATGCGGAACTGTATTTACAGGCTATGGCTTTTCAAGATCAATTTGTAATGGGTGATTTTGAGAACACCTACACAGAAAATCTTCTTCTTGATTTTTATACCGGCTCTAACCCATATGGGCCTTTTACAACTGGAGTTTTATCTGATGCAGTGGGTCTATATCATACTAATCCGGTTCTATACTACGTGCCAAAGCAACCAGCGTTAAAGGAGTACAACCAATCTTTTGGGGATGAACTTTATATGATAGAAGAGCACGCAGGAGATGGTCACGGAGACTTAGAGAGCTTTGGTTATTCCAATGAACTAAAGAGTACGGATAGCATGCTTGAAGATTTACGTGATGACGAGAAGTACTCTGTAGATTCTGAAATGTATTTAAGAGCAAGACTTTTTGATATGGTCATGGGAGATTGGGACCGTCATGTAGATCAATGGAGATGGGCGGAGTTTGAGGATAAAGAAAATGACAAAATACTATACCAACCCGTACCAAGAGATCGCGATATGGTCTATTCAAAACATGGGGATGGCTTCTTTATGAACTTGGCCACGAGAATTATACCCGGCTTACGTTTAATGGAAGGTTTTAATGAAGACATAAGAAATGTAAAAGGCTTCAATTCTTCACCAAAAACCTATGTGCTGGATATGGCTCTTTTAACGCAGACCACACCACAAGAATGGCAAGAACAGGCCAAATTTATTCGTGAGAATCTTACTTCCGAAGTTATTGACAAAGCATTTATGCATTTTCCTGAAGAAGTTAGGGATGAGACGGTAGATGAAATAAAGAGTATACTCTTGGCTAGAGCAGCCAATATTGAAGAAACTGCCCGAATTTATTACGGAGTTTTAAATAAGTACGCGGTAGTTGTAGGTACGGATAAAGATGATTGGTTTGAGGTGAATATCTTAAATGATAGGGAAACCGAGGTTAAAGTATATAGAAATATAAAAGGCGAAAGGGAGAAACTGTTCTTTAAAAAGGTTTTTAATAAAAGTAGTACTAAAGAAGTATGGGTGTACGGTTTGGATGATGATGATATTTTTGAAGTAAACGGAGATGAAAGAAGTGCCATTAAGATGCGTTTGGTAGGAGGGCAGAATAATGATATCTATAGGGTAAATGAAGGTGGTAATATTGCCATTTATGATTATAAAACTAAAAAGAACACCATAGAAGAACTTAGTGGAGCTAAGTTAAAACTAACGGACGACTACAACACCAATAACTACTTGCCTTTGCAAATACGAAACTCGGTGAATCAAATTATTCCAACTATTGGTTATAACCCAGATGATGGGGTTAAAATAGGATTCAGTGATATCTATACTTTTAACGGTTTTAGACAAAATCCTTTTACACAACAGCATAAGCTAGATGCTTCATATTATTTTGCAACCAGTGGTTTTGAATTAGGGTATAGCGGTGAGTTTGCTCATATTTTTGAAAATTGGAACTTGCATTTTGGAGCCCGTTTTACGAGTCCGAACTTCGCTATTAATTTCTTCGATTTTGGGAATAGTACCGATAATTTTGATGACGATTTAGGTTTGGATTATAACCGAGTGCGTTTGCAGACGCTTAAGTTTGCGCCCGCTTTGGTTTGGCGAGGAGATTTAGGCGCAAAATTTAAAGCAGGTGTTTCGTACGAGTCTATTGAGGTAGAAGAAAGTGATGATAGATTCATTAATACCTATTACCAGGCCAATGGTGAGGAAACTGTAAATAGGTTTGTAGGTGTTGATGCGGAATATTCATATGCCAATTCGGACAATGCGGCATTCCCAACTATGGGTATGTCTACTTCTCTCTTAACAGGATATAAAAGAAGTACAGAGAACGGGAATGCTTTTGGATACATCATACCAAGCTTAAGTTTTGATTATAAATTGATACCTAGCGGTAGATTGGTTTTGGCAACAAAATGGAAAGCACATTTTAATATTGGCGATGATTACGAATTTTATCAAGGAGCTAGTATAGGTGGTTTAGATGGGTTAAGGGGTTTTAGAAACCAAAGGTTTACCGGTAAAAAATCGTATTATCAGAATACGGACATCCGCTATAGTCTTAGAAAAATAAAGACGCAATTACTACCATTGGCCATGGGGCTTTATGGTGGTTTTGATTATGGTAGAGTTTGGTTGCCAAAAGAAAATTCCAAAGATTGGCATACCTCTTACGGAGGTGGTTTTTTCCTAAACGGAGCAGATATTGTTACGGCACGTTTAGCACTTTTTAATAGTGATGACGGACTTCGCTTTTCTTTTGGACTAGGTTTTGGGTTTTAA
- a CDS encoding GyrI-like domain-containing protein — MTKKSVLVVSALLVVGLIWYLFIMPQDYVVRFRTKASSGTVNQIVKFWASQKGNANFQEQKSLSDFTNTIILNDTTLSFNWKIVPLNDSISQVKVYVTDSENSLKNRILLPFSDTDFEKRSKSTVKEVYSLLKSHLSNFKTTIIGEAVIPKKYCACIPLKNTQLEKVKGMMEHYSRLSGLMAKNSIELDGRPLVEVEQWNTRNDSIAYNFCFPIIKTDSLPQAEELIYKEIQERKAIKAVYNGNYLTSDRAWYALLDYADKNEIKVTKEPLEIFHTNPNMGGNELEWEAEIFMPIQVQKSE, encoded by the coding sequence ATGACCAAAAAATCTGTGCTAGTTGTATCCGCTCTATTGGTAGTGGGGTTAATTTGGTATCTCTTTATTATGCCTCAGGATTATGTGGTTCGGTTTCGCACGAAGGCATCATCTGGAACGGTTAACCAGATTGTCAAATTTTGGGCGAGCCAAAAAGGTAATGCCAATTTTCAAGAGCAAAAGAGCTTATCGGATTTTACTAATACAATTATTTTAAACGATACGACCCTTTCTTTCAATTGGAAAATTGTCCCACTGAACGATTCCATTTCGCAAGTAAAAGTGTATGTTACGGATAGCGAGAATAGCTTAAAAAACAGAATACTTCTCCCCTTTTCCGATACTGATTTTGAAAAACGTTCAAAAAGCACTGTAAAAGAAGTTTACTCCCTTCTAAAAAGCCATCTTTCTAATTTTAAAACAACAATTATTGGCGAAGCCGTTATTCCTAAAAAGTACTGTGCCTGTATTCCTTTAAAAAATACGCAATTGGAAAAAGTAAAAGGAATGATGGAACACTACTCGCGGTTAAGTGGTTTAATGGCTAAAAACAGTATTGAACTTGATGGACGACCTCTAGTAGAAGTAGAGCAATGGAACACACGAAATGATAGCATTGCCTACAACTTTTGTTTTCCTATAATTAAAACAGATAGCCTTCCTCAAGCCGAAGAACTTATCTATAAAGAAATTCAAGAGAGAAAAGCCATCAAAGCGGTATATAATGGTAATTACTTAACTTCTGACCGTGCCTGGTACGCATTGCTTGATTACGCTGATAAAAACGAAATTAAAGTTACAAAAGAGCCTTTGGAAATCTTTCACACCAATCCGAATATGGGTGGAAATGAATTAGAATGGGAAGCCGAAATTTTTATGCCGATACAAGTACAAAAATCGGAATAG
- a CDS encoding vanadium-dependent haloperoxidase has product MNKIITVLLSLIFAISCKAPQKEEPITITPEDLDASINQVTDIMIHDIFSPPVASRIFAYPNIAAYEIVAMADDNYTSLAGQLNGLTAIPSPDTTNTVNYDLAAMVAHMELSKKLIFSEDRMEMLRDSLYTIWEGKNPVLFTSSKEYGMQVADHIAAWMKEDNYAQTRTMPKFTVDADDETRWQPTPPAYMDGIEPHWNKIRTFVIDSASQFMPIPPPAFSLEEDSPFYKELKEVYDISNRITEEGDASEEIQIAQFWDCNPYVSVTRGHLMFATKKITPGAHWMGIAKIAARKTKSDFRKSLYAYTKASIAMADAFISCWDEKYRSNLIRPETLINQHIDDSWKPVLQTPPFPEYTSGHSVVSGAASVALTDVFGDDFAFDDDTEIPYGLPIRSFTSFKQAADEAAISRMYGGIHYRAAVEVGVKQGRDLGKFVVDNLNMATNNATAQN; this is encoded by the coding sequence ATGAACAAAATTATTACCGTATTACTATCGCTTATTTTTGCGATTTCGTGTAAAGCTCCACAAAAAGAAGAACCTATAACCATTACCCCAGAAGATCTTGATGCTTCTATAAACCAGGTAACGGATATTATGATTCACGATATATTTTCCCCTCCTGTAGCCAGTAGAATTTTTGCTTATCCAAATATTGCTGCTTATGAAATCGTTGCTATGGCAGACGATAATTACACCTCTTTAGCAGGGCAACTTAATGGCCTTACAGCCATTCCTTCGCCAGACACTACTAATACTGTAAACTATGACCTTGCCGCCATGGTGGCCCATATGGAGCTTAGTAAGAAATTAATCTTTTCAGAAGATCGTATGGAAATGCTCCGTGATAGCCTCTATACAATTTGGGAAGGTAAGAACCCTGTTCTGTTTACCAGCTCAAAAGAATACGGCATGCAAGTAGCAGACCATATAGCTGCTTGGATGAAAGAAGACAACTATGCACAAACACGGACGATGCCAAAATTCACGGTAGATGCAGATGATGAAACAAGATGGCAGCCTACACCTCCTGCTTATATGGACGGTATTGAACCTCATTGGAATAAAATCAGGACTTTTGTAATTGATTCCGCTTCTCAATTTATGCCAATTCCGCCACCAGCGTTTTCACTTGAAGAGGACTCCCCTTTTTATAAAGAACTTAAAGAAGTTTACGATATCAGTAATAGAATTACCGAAGAAGGTGATGCTTCCGAAGAAATCCAGATTGCCCAGTTTTGGGATTGTAACCCTTATGTTTCAGTTACACGTGGCCATTTGATGTTCGCTACCAAAAAAATTACCCCAGGTGCACACTGGATGGGTATAGCAAAAATAGCAGCACGTAAAACTAAAAGTGATTTCCGCAAATCTTTATACGCTTACACCAAAGCGTCCATTGCAATGGCAGATGCTTTTATCAGTTGTTGGGACGAGAAATACCGAAGTAACCTTATTCGCCCAGAAACTTTGATTAATCAACATATAGACGATAGCTGGAAGCCGGTTTTGCAGACACCACCATTTCCAGAATATACAAGTGGACATAGTGTTGTATCAGGAGCTGCATCAGTTGCGTTAACAGATGTATTTGGTGATGACTTTGCTTTTGATGATGATACCGAAATACCTTACGGACTACCTATTCGTAGTTTCACCTCTTTTAAACAAGCAGCAGACGAAGCAGCAATTAGCCGTATGTACGGTGGTATTCACTACCGTGCTGCTGTAGAAGTAGGTGTAAAGCAAGGAAGGGACCTTGGTAAGTTTGTAGTTGACAACCTTAACATGGCAACAAATAACGCAACAGCTCAAAACTAA